From one Anomalospiza imberbis isolate Cuckoo-Finch-1a 21T00152 chromosome 25, ASM3175350v1, whole genome shotgun sequence genomic stretch:
- the OPRD1 gene encoding delta-type opioid receptor, which yields MELPMDVTVDVPVELPSVLPTATATPWGNGTAWAPLPGHGVNDTGLQRAKNATSILIAIVITALYSVVCVVGLLGNVLVMYGIVRYTKMKTATNIYIFNLALADALATSTLPFQSAKYLMETWPFGELLCKVVLSIDYYNMFTSIFTLTMMSVDRYIAVCHPVKALDFRTPAKAKIINVCIWVLSSLIGVPIMIMAVTKSKDGIVLCTLQFPDPPIYWDTVTKICVFIFAFLVPILVITICYGLMILRLKSVRLLSGSKEKDRNLRRITRMVLVVVAAFIICWTPIHIFVIVWTLVDIDKKNPYVVASLHFCIALGYTNSSLNPVLYAFLDENFKRCFREFCLPFRARVDQNSFSRARSTTREHVSTCTPSEARNKPA from the exons ATGGAGCTGCCCATGGATGTGACCGTGGATGTGCCCGTGGAACTGCCCTCGGTGCTGCCCACGGCCACTGCCACCCCCTGGGGCAACGGCACCGCCTGGGCCCCCCTGCCCGGACACGGGGTCAACGACACGGGCCTGCAGCGGGCCAAGAACGCTACATCCATCCTCATCGCCATCGTCATCACTGCGCTCTACTCTGTGGTGTGCGTGGTGGGGCTGCTGGGCAACGTCCTGGTCATGTACGGCATCGTCAG GTACACCAAGATGAAGACAGCCACCAACATCTACATCTTCAACCTGGCACTGGCTGATGCGCTGGCCACCAGCACACTGCCCTTCCAGAGCGCGAAGTACCTCATGGAGACCTGGCCCTTCGGGGAGTTGCTCTGCAAGGTTGTGCTCTCTATTGACTACTACAACATGTTCACCAGCATCTTCACCCTCACCATGATGAGCGTGGACCGCTACATCGCTGTGTGCCACCCGGTCAAAGCCCTGGACTTCCGCACACCGGCCAAAGCCAAGATCATCAATGTCTGCATCTGGGTGCTCTCCTCCCTCATCGGGGTGCCTATCATGATCATGGCGGTCACCAAGTCAAAAG ACGGTATTGTCCTGTGCACTCTCCAGTTTCCTGACCCTCCCATCTACTGGGACACTGTGACCAAGATCTGTGTCTTCATCTTTGCCTTCCTTGTCCCCATTTTGGTCATCACCATCTGCTATGGGCTGATGATCCTTCGCCTGAAGAGCGTCCGGCTCCTCTCAGGCTCTAAGGAGAAGGATCGGAACTTGCGGCGCATCACACGCatggtgctggtggtggtggcagcctTCATCATCTGCTGGACACCCATCCACATCTTCGTCATCGTCTGGACGCTGGTGGACATAGACAAGAAGAACCCCTATGTGGTGGCCAGCCTGCACTTCTGCATCGCTCTGGGCTACACCAACAGCAGCCTCAACCCTGTCCTTTATGCTTTCCTGGATGAAAACTTCAAGAGGTGCTTCCGAGAGTTCTGCCTGCCTTTCCGAGCCCGTGTGGACCAGAACAGCTTCTCCCGCGCCAGGAGCACCACACGGGAGCACGTCTCCACCTGCACCCCTTCCGAAGCCCGCAACAAACCGGCATGA